From Terriglobales bacterium:
ACGATGCGCACGACATGCAGCCCGACGGCATCGTCGGTGAGAATATCGTTGCCCAGACCAAGAACGAGCACGCTGGCCAGGGAGTCGGGCATTGGTGCAGGGTCAGAGACCAGAGGACAGGGGACGAGGGCCCGCTGGCGCGTCACTCTTGGACGATTTCGCGGACGAGCTCGTGATCGGGGTTGAGGAGGCGGACCTTGAGCGGGGTATGACCGGGGAGGGCGTGGGTGGCGCAGCCCAGGCAGGGGTCGTAGGCGCGGAAGGCCATCTCGATCCTGTTGAGCAAGCCCTCGGAGACCTGGCCCTGCTTGATCAGGCCCTTGGCGGCTTTCTCGACGCTGAGGGCGATGCGGGCGGCGTTGTTGCCCGTGGCCACGATCAGGTTGGCCATGGTGATGAGGCCATTCTTGTCGGTCTGATAATGATGGAAGAGGGTGCCGCGGGGGGCCTCGACCACGCCGATGCCTTCGGCGGGGGTCGCGGTGGGCACGCGCCGGACCTCCGGACTGGTGATCTCCGGGTCGTTGACCAGTTCCTGGATGCGCTCGGCCGCGTAGAGCATCTCCACGACCCGGGCCCAGTGGTTGGCCAGGGTGTGGTGCACGGGCCGCCCGCCCAGGGTCTTGAAAAACTCCTCGTAGGCGGCCTGGGCCTTGGGGGTGGCCATGCCCTCGGCGACGTTGAGCCGGGCCAGGGGCGCCACCGCATAGAGGCTCGTGTCCTTGCCCTCCACGAAGCCGTGCCAGCCGCGCGGCTTGAGGAAGGTGAACTTCATGTAGCTCCAGGGCTCGACGTGCTCGGCCACGAAGTCCCGGTACTGCCGGGGCTCGAACTTGCAGACCTCCTCGCCCTCGCAGTCGACCACCCGCAGCTTCCCGTCGTAGAAGCTGACCCGGTTGTGCTCATCGACCATGCCCATGTAGCAGGTCCGGTGGGTGTAGGTGTCGGAGGTGATGAGCTTCACGTACTCGGGGTTGCCCAGCACGAGCTGCTTAAAAACCTGCAGGGTCCACTCGGCAAAGGCCACGCCGTCTTTGGCCAGTTCCTGGAACCTGGGCAGGTCCTCCTTTTTGAGCGCCTTGCTCACCCCGCCGGGCTGGCCCAGCACGGGATGCACGACCTTGCCGCCAAAGTAGGCAATCAGTTCCCGCAGGCGCCGCCGGGTGGCGATCACGCGCTTGCCCGCCTCCAGGCCGACCTTGCCGATCACGCCCACGATGTTGCGCTCGGCCGGGGGCGCCTCCGGCCCCACGATGAAGTCCGGGCCGCCCAGCACGAACACGTGCAGGGCGTGGTCCTCGAGCATAAAGGTGTGGTAGACCAGCTCCCGGATCTTGCGGCCAGCCGGGGTGGGCGCGATCTGATAGAGATCATCGAGCGCCTTGG
This genomic window contains:
- a CDS encoding Ni/Fe hydrogenase subunit alpha, whose product is MDETTKQVFNAGQIRANAAYAAAKRNFTIDPITRLEGHGKIDIYLDEKGDVERAYFQVPELRGFEVFSRGRPAEDMPQITSRICGVCPTAHHMASTKALDDLYQIAPTPAGRKIRELVYHTFMLEDHALHVFVLGGPDFIVGPEAPPAERNIVGVIGKVGLEAGKRVIATRRRLRELIAYFGGKVVHPVLGQPGGVSKALKKEDLPRFQELAKDGVAFAEWTLQVFKQLVLGNPEYVKLITSDTYTHRTCYMGMVDEHNRVSFYDGKLRVVDCEGEEVCKFEPRQYRDFVAEHVEPWSYMKFTFLKPRGWHGFVEGKDTSLYAVAPLARLNVAEGMATPKAQAAYEEFFKTLGGRPVHHTLANHWARVVEMLYAAERIQELVNDPEITSPEVRRVPTATPAEGIGVVEAPRGTLFHHYQTDKNGLITMANLIVATGNNAARIALSVEKAAKGLIKQGQVSEGLLNRIEMAFRAYDPCLGCATHALPGHTPLKVRLLNPDHELVREIVQE